GCAGGATTTTTCAGAATTAAGTGTCCTTAAGTAGCGGTCTCTCTGATTTATTAATTTACATAAATTGTTTTGTGCTCCATATATGCAGGGTATTGGGGCTATAAAGAAACGGAAGTTATCAGCCACAGCTGTGTAAATGTAGGGAGgtttttggtttagtttgttttgggtttttttattcctgtactGGTTTATAAGTGCAATCACTCAATGTCTTCACTGGTGTGTGCTGTTGATACctcataaataataaaaagtgcTATTTGTAGAATACTAGAGGGCTTAGGGAAAGACGCGTTGGATGTTGTGGTGTGTCTTGAATGGTATTGCAGTTTTTACTGgatgtgaattaaaaaaaaacaacaagctTTGTGTGCCTGATGTTGATTGAGACACTTGTGCtaacaacttgttttctttcagatacCTCGTCAGTAGCTTTGCAGAGGCAATGGAGGCAATGACGCAAACTCTGTTGTAATtacaacataaagaaaaaatattcttagcGGTTCCATACTCCTTCACGATCATTCAATGCCTAACatttcagaagatgaaaaggagAATGGTTCTGGAAATAatggaaacactgaaaacaaaccTGGGAGAAAATCCCCAGAAGCTTCTCTTCGCAATCCCATGAAACCGTACTGCATATCTGACGCCTCCACTGTGTCCTTAGTGTCTAGGGAAGATGGGCATTATCCGTGGGGATGCCCTGTGACTCATACACGAGAGAAATTTTATACCATCTGCTCAGACTATGCTTTTTTAAACAGAGTAACGTCTATTTGTAAAAGCCCAAGTGCTTCAGTTAGTGCCTGTTTGTCAGGCAGTGCTGCCTTAAATGCTGGAAATAACTCACCTAGCTTACTCAGCGTTCAGACTGGTGCTTCAGAGATAATCTACAGTGAAGATGCTAACTTGGACAGCTTGCCTGGCAGTCTGGGAAAGCTCCCACTGGCATGGGAAATTGACAAATCGGAGTTCAATGGCGTGACCACAAATCTGAAGAACAAAGCAGGTGAAGTGGTGAAGATTTGATCTTGTGAAATTAAAAGGCTTCATATTTACTACTTGCTTGTAGAGTGGTCTAGTCAGCACAGGTATCTCTTGAGGAAGTGCTATAGAGGAGCCTGTATGTCATGTCAAACAACCTGCTCattgggaaaggagagagaggaggagtgAAAATCAAGTGTAGCTGCCTGGGGAACTGGCTTGAAAACACGATTGGCTTCGGCATAACtacatgtggggttttttggggtggtACTTGAGCTGGTTTCTGGTTTGgtatgtttgtttttccttgggtttttggggtgttttttccattcttttagTGGAGCCTAGTGCATTGTGCAGTGATTAATTTTACCTGTTAAATACAGGTTTGTCACTTGCATAAATGTTTCAAGATACTCAAGGGATGTATTTTGATATTAAAGAGGTGGTTTATTTATGACAAGAAGTAACTTAAATCGTTACATTTACCAAGGAAAGCAGttgctttctgtgaaagaatTGTGTTTTGATTTGCTATATCCATACAGTGTTAGAGAGCCTGTTTCTTCAAAACTGGCTTCTTTGCTGCCTCCTGTGCTCTTTACCTACCTGGTCATAGATTGCATCTGTGAATCAAGCACTTGCATGCACACTTGGTTTTCTTTATCCTGTAATCCCTTTGCTAATCTAGAGATTAGATTTTTTCATTGATGTATTGGCTAGCCAGTTGAGTTCGTTTCATCTGTTAGTGTGTCTGTTAGCAGAACTTAGGTGCGGTTAGCAAATTGTCATTGCCTTTTTATGTGTACATGTAGtgcctttaaaaatatgtaagaaaTGTTAATATCTGACAGGATGGTaagtttttctaaaatatatgtAGTATGCTTAATTTGGATATGATGGCTTCAGAATGGGACAGAAATATTCCTGCTCTAGCAGGTGCCCCAACTCTATTAATTTTCCAGGTGGCTATTAATTTAAAGTGGCTTAcgaaaaggaaaacacattcaGGATGTGTTCTTCTCACTGAATTTGTATGTAAATTTTTGTCAGAAAGCATAGCTGTTTACAGAGCTTGAGTTTGAAAAAGTGTGTAGTTTTGTTTACATGTGCATTTAGTGTTAGGAGATGGGAAGTCCATGTTGGTTTGAGAGTCTATTTATGGGATGGTTGATTTAATGCATTACGATAATCAGATTGACTGCTCATGCAAAACAGTTGGTCAGGTCATCATTAATcctattcagaaagaaaaccttgTTGTTTACTGATCTAATGGCAGCTTTACAAACCTTTAGAAAATCTTGATTATGCGTTTGAACATTTTCCTTCAATTATTGTTTAATCCGAGTTTGCACTTACTGACACAACCACCGTCAATTTGAGGTGTGTGctgttactgaaaatatttaagaagaaaGGTAAACTAGACAttcatttgtttctgaaatatgTTTTGCAGGCAATATGAAGAAACAAGCGACAAAGAAAAAGTCTCtagacaaaaaaagcaaacaatacaGGGAGTGTCCTCAGCGTTCTGCTCTTGAAGAcgtaaaggaaaggaaagtgtTGGACCTCCGGAGATGGTAGTATTTATGAATTGTATTTAAGATTATCGCCTTGAAGCTTGTTGGTAAACTCTGTTACTGTGCATCTGATTTCAAACTTCTTAATAACGTcttcatacttttttttattagaaatggGGATATGTTATGCAttcataaattaaattatacttTGTACAAGAATAATGAGAGTTTCCCTCACATCTCTTGAATTTCAaaaaccatttttctttctaaacatttttgttttctttcaatagGAAGATTCattggttaaaaaaaccctatgcAAATTCGTTAGCGTGTTCAGGCAAAAAGTAACCTTAAGCATAGTACTGATATGTCTTAGTCCTGATTTTACTTTCAGCTGGGAAATACCTGATCAGAACTGTCAGTTCTGTACCACCCATCTCATATGAATATCGTTCGCTAAATTCACTTAGTTTAATGCATCCATCTGGTTCTTACTGAATATCTATGACATCAGAAAATCAGGGGTAGCCTAGGGAATCTGTGACCCGGAATTACATTAATTAGTAAATTGGTGGAGGTGTAGCTTACTACAAGTTCACATTTTAGAAGAGACTGGGTCAAACTGTACATTATATTAGTACAGAACCATTTTTTCCTACAGGATTATTTGTTCAGAACTCCCATCGGGCTTTTAGAAATTTCACTGGTTTGTGTGAAATGGGGTAGTATTATGTGACAGACTTAAAGAAATTGGTTAACCTATTTTCtccagtcttttttttgtttttaaagaatactttattttttcttttcttacagatgACATAAAAACATATAGAGTGGCACTCATAAAAGTAGTTGTAGTTCAGGTTACTCCTgtaactaaataaaaaatgcagactaatgtgtttgggtttttgtttgggtcAGGTATTGTGTTAGCCGACCTCAATACAAGACTTCCTGTGGAATATCATCCTTAGTGTCTTGCTGGAATTTCTTGTATAGTACACTGGGAGCTGGAAGGTAAGTCAAACATAGAACGCTTTGCCTCTAGAGAGTCTCAAATATGTTGCTACTTTATTAAACACTACTcctttttgatttatttattttttttcttttcagtttaccACCTATTACTCAAGAAGAAGCTTTGAATATACTGGGCTTTCAGCCCCCATTTGAGGAGATTAGATTTGGTCCCTTCACTGGAAATACAACTTTAATGAGGTATGTttggttcttttgatgcagctgaaCTGTTAATGTATGCAAAACCAACATAAACCTAAAAGACAGAATCTTTAAAGATACAGTAGCTAGTCCTTTTAAGTTTTAGAATAGTGAAGCATATGTAGGtactctgacagtgcccaaagAAACTTTTTATATAGTGGAATGTTGCTACACAGATCAGGTGAACATGAaattatatttgattttttttgttcagattgTTTAATGGTTGTATAATACTCTAATGAGTCCGGTCTCCTTGTTGGCgagttttttctttacttttctgtttttgaaaatgtgttaaATGCTTGTTAAACAGCGTGAAAAGGCAATTGATATTCTGATAGctttatgtaaaaataatttaagaactGAAAATGAGATAGTGAGTGTTGCACCTTTGCTGCAATGGAGCTGTTGAAGAGGAggggaaataaacaaaaataaaaaaaaaataaaagatgggACTGGAGTCACAGAACACTTGAACTTTCAAATTCTGTTTCACTTCTGCTCTGTTCTTTCCTGGTCTTGATGAATTTGGTCTAAAGTATttgtcctttgttttgtttgttttattgaacTCATAAGGAATTTTAGGATTAAACAGGGCCAGGAGCGTATCGTAATTGACTGTTGAGCATCTTCATGGAGCTTTGGTGTGCAACCCTGCCTTCTGGTGTCTTAGAGGATTCCCTTTGTGTTGCTTGCAAATTTTGGTTGAAGCTTGGCACTTCAGAATTTGAATGTTTGTCTAAAGGCTGAATAACTAAAAATTAGAAGTGACTGGACTGAACACAATAGGACGAACATTTCAAATCCAACCCTTTGGTTATTGTGGGTCTGTGTTGggtctgaaaaagcaaaacgAAGGAAAAGGTTTAGAGTATTTGTTTATGTCTCTAGGATATGTtaagttttttctttgtattaggGTACCATGGTCATCTACCATCTGTATTGTAGTATGATAGGTATTTAGTAGCACaccaagacttttttttctaaactgtcAGGCACAGGAAAAGTGGGAGGAGGGACATTTAGTAAGTCTTGAGTTACTTCAATCTTTAAGCTTGTTGTTTCAGATGGTTTAGGCAAATAAATGATCACTTCCATATCAAGGGATGCTCATATGTTCTGTATAAACCTCACGGGAAGAACAAGACCGCTGGAGAAACTGGTATGTAGTCAATTGTAAAGCATTAATTTTGCAGCATATAAACTGAAAAATCCTGTAGCATATGACAGGACAAATTCTATAAGTAGTACTTCTAGTTTGAGATGAGCTATCAAATAGCTccaagttgccttgttttttctggttttactttttctcttattttgctgaaattttcATTTGTACTTTTGTTTTGATAAAATGTATTGTGTGCTAGATATTCTGCTCTCACAAAACTGGAATATTAAAGTATGCAGGAAGACACTGCACTTCTGGTTCTGTGTTGGTGTCCTGGAAGATGTTTCCTGTAATACACTGGAggagaaacacatttttatgtCCGCATTTTAGAAATCTGTTCTATAAAAACTTAGAATGGACAACACAAAAATGTCAATGTCTTTAATAAATGctttatacttaaaaaaaaatgcacttttaaaGTTAGTGAAATCATCCATTCTGCCTGACTTTAGGCAACATCTGTCTCTAAAAGTTAGATGATTAGTCTCAATTAGCTTATGAAGCTGCATTCTTATATCTACCTTTAAGTGTGTTACCTAAAGATAAATTATACTTTCACACACAGTTTATTAGCCTTCATTATAGTCTTGAGTAATTATTTCTAACTGGAGTGTCCTTTAAAAGGgtaaaaccaaactaaaaagTTGTGGGAGATACCATTAAAGTGGAAATAGTTTTTTTGTGCTTGGTATCCCATTTGAGAATTCTGTCATGTTTCAGTGCCTTGTCTAGTCTTTCTAAAACTGAGCACTGCAGTCACGTTACAAAATATTGTACACCCAAATGTGTGCTTGAGATTAAGAACCTCCAAGAAGCTCGTGATGCCAAAATGTTCAAAAGCTTTCAGGATTGTCAGTAATATCATTGGTGTGCTACATCTGACTTGGGGCACTGGGACTACGTTGTGTTGCAGTGTGTATTTCCTGGGTTAAGAGACAGTACTTTAGATTGCATTTCCCTGGTGTACACTGTGTGGCAGATGTTATCTTGTTGTACCAGACAGGAAATCAAATGCTATGAAGTTTGAAATCAAAACTGTGTTTTGTGTATGCCTGTCAGGTTATGTCCTctaatttaaaaagcagagtAACTATTCTGTGTTATCAAATAGGTCTTTTTTTGCTGAATATGATATGCAGGTTCCAAAGCACTCTGGACTGTAACCTGATCTTTCTTTGTAGCTGCAGGGGCCCTTGCAAAGCTAACACGTGGCCTGAAAGATGAATCAATGGCTTACATCTACCATTGCCAAAACCATTATTTTTGCCCTATTGGATTTGAAGCAACCCCAGTAAAAGCTAGTAAAGCCTATAGGTAAGATACTGTGTTTATGGTTATTTTAATGGAggaaacatacagaaaaatttACTGCAGGTTGATAACATTTTTATCCCTAAATAACATTTCAGTGTAGTAGAAGCATTTGTATCTGAAGTAGCAAAATAGTGCTGTGTGATTTGAAAGGattgatttaaaattaaatgctacTAAGCAGACTAGATTAAGAGTACTTAAACAGAAAACTAATAAATTGTTTAAAGACATTTTAGCCAGATACAGAGAGAGTAATTATTTACTTGAAGGACAAGTGAATATAGCTGGTCTGAAATATAAAACCATATGAGCTGAAGAAAGCCAGgtgttttttaaggaaaaacaaaaagccagcAAATTATGGGGGAAGTCTGTTCCCAGACAATCTGAGgggaaataaagcaagaaagtgcatatgtgtgtgttgagatttttctttataaactaGAAGTAAAAAGCCTACAGTGATACTAATGCATTACGAAGTGGACTACACTTAGAGAACCCGGTGTTTGTGTTTTGTGAGAACAGGAGATGTATAGGTATTGCAGGATAGTGGTTATGTACTTTTTTCCTAGTGTTGACTAAAAATGATGTTAAACTGCAACTACTGGAGTGTAAAGCTTAGAAAAGTAAAGGTATCTGGAAAATTTGTCACCAAGAATTAGTGGTGGTGGCGGGGAAGTGGGAATAGAAGCTAGTCTCTGGAATATCACGGTAGATTTGGCTTTTTTAAACAGCACTTGGAATGCTTTTCAAAGACCAGAAGAAACTTAATATGCCAGTTATTTTAGAAGTATAATCACCTGAATGATTTCAGATATGTCAGGGTGACATTACTTaggataaaataatgaaatggttGATATAGTTTCAGTTAAACAGAGTTTTAAAAGAGGATAATAGTATTGATACTCACACTGAGTTTAGGATAAGTCTTTCGTTAAACCCACAAATTTTAAGTTTGAAAAATTTCATCATTTTTAGGCAATTTATCTTAGCTTTTGTAAGGTGAAAGTATGTCTTTGCTGCTGTAGGATATGCTGAGAGTAGTTTGTTTTACCTCATTGACAGAATCCTATTAAACTGTATTTCCTCTCGAAGTAGTTGTGAACACAGGATGTATTGAAGGTTTCTGTTAGACTTTCTCAAGGTTCAACTGCTCCTCAGTATTTATTATCATTAAGCCTAAGAAGACAATCCCTGACAAAACTGGCAGATAGCAATAGTGGGGGATGCTGAATAATGCAAAGAGCAGGTCACAGGTTTAAGGTGAGCCTCAGCCTTGAGCTTTGCTTACCAATTAGTTTACCTTTGGCTGTCTTGAAGATTTAGAGTCTCATCAAGGAACGGAGAATGCTAGCTCTACTATTAAGAGTTCAAAACGGTAATTGTTTGGAGGTAACTAGGCATAATTGTCTGAATCTCATTTGTTCCCTATGTGAATCTGGCCATAGGGTAATAAAAGATTTTAGTATATGAAGAAAGgaatacagaatttttttattaagtcCATATTTACTGACATGCCATGCGAGTTAGAAGACTATGAAAATATGCCCCGAATAGAAGTCCAACGCACCAGTCTGCTTAAGTGTACCAAAAGTTTAATGGCTTCCTTACTTGATCAGTTACTGAGAATCTGCATaggaagagcaaaataaaaaaaaagaaatgaattgTTTACTAGATCAAAAATGCAGTCTGAGAAATAGTGTGGTGCATTGTATGGAAACTTAACATGCCTTATAACTagtttgaatttattttgtttagtcATGAGTGAGAACCACAATTAATACTTCACCCTTTGTTGAAGTGCATTTCTAGTCACTagtgatattatttttaagtcGATATTGGATTTTCTTCCTAGGAACAGATCACTTCTAACAATGTAATGTGAAGTAATAAATTCAGGGAGCTTTTATAACCTTATTTTAGGCTGGAAGTCAGACCAGAAGAGCATCCTGTTCTCTTCATATCTTCTAATATctcactggggaaaaaatatgctTAGGTTCCAGAAGTACTATCCATAGATTCTGCGGCAGCTCTTGTTTACCTAGTTTTGCATTCTAGTTACAAaggaaagcttttctttaaaaatcaagcTAAGAAAGCTTTAAGTTCCAAAAGAAATGGCTAGGTAGGTTGCTAGACTGAGCTTAGGTGACACTTTTTAGGTCACCCACAGACTTCCTGTATGATCTTAGGTTGCTGGATTTGGACTCGGGAGACCTGGGTTCACTTCCCAGTTCAACCACAGACTTCCAGTGTGACTTTAGGTAAGTCAATCTATCCTGTGTCTTGGTTTCCCATCTTTACAATGATGGCATACATTGTTATTTTACAGGTAATTTGTTATAAGTAAACAAGTTGTTGCAAGCAGTTAGGCTGTATGCTGTCTAACACCCCAGTCAGAAAAATCTCAAGTTTTGTTACAGTCAAAACTGATGTAGTTTAGCACGGAGTAGTTCTACGTGGGATTTCACTGAACAATCCTCAGTATCTCATCAGTCTGCCCTTGCCTATCACAAAATTTCCCTGACAAAGTTACTGCAGGCTTTGAGTTTCTTGGCAGTTGCACACAAACTTGAATAGTATTGCTCATGGGTTTTGTTCTTCTATATGTGATATTGGATGCTTAGGAGGAAGCAGTTGAAGTTACCGGTCTTGTTCCATACAGGTTACCCTACAGCTGTTAGCAGCAACTGTCACCTGGGTTGTAGTTTAAAAAAGTGGAAGGAGCTCTTTTGTGGCTCTTAGACATCACTGATAGAGAGGAAGATGTTTGTTCCACCTTTGTGTGGCTTTCCACAACACTTATTTCCATTGttgcatttgtatttatattttcatcttATACTAGACTGCTTTTCATCAGAGCAACgctttatttttcatgaagaTCTATCTTCTTCCTAAATAATAAGCAGTAGCCTCAGTCTTGCTTCCAGGCCTTGTGGAACAGAAAATTTCCCTGTGTGCAGTTACACACCCTATTTATAGCACTAGTTTCTCATTTGGCTGAGGAAACAATTGTATATATTAGAAAAttctaaaaagaacaaaagaatgttaatctctttctttttagtgTTCACAATAATTCTTAGTAGGGTTGTATCTTCTGTTGAACAGAGGCCGTGTCTTGCAACAGGAGGTAGAATATTGGATCTTAATTGGAGAGCCGAGCAGAAAACATCCAACAATACACTGTAAAAGGTACATTACTTGgcaagaatataaaataatacaattgCTTTCAGAACAATTTGTATTTCACTACTAAGAGTCaataagtgatttttttgttcttacaaATGAATATAATTCTAACAGAAACGTGCCTTAGAGAGAGACTTCATGTTTTGACCTAAAGGCTGGCTCTACAGTTTGATATCACATGATAGGACATATTTGAGTTGCTGAAAGCCAAAGCCTGTTTCTCTTGTTTGCGTGTGTCACTGGTTGCATTAGGCAAGAACAGAAGATGCTTCAGCTGCCTGTGAGCGTGCCAATTGTGACTTACAGACAGTGTGAACCTTGGGGGAATTTATGCTGCAGTTGAGGAGGTACACGGGCCATCTCTGGGGTGTGCAAAGGATGTTGCGCTGCTGCCAAGATCTTTTAGTGCAAGTACAGCCTGTACTCTCTTGCATTATTAGCTTGTCTTTGGATTAAAATAATACATTCCTGATGAGTCCTGTTCATATAATGTTGGTGTCTAAACCGGATATACAGACTAGAAAACCCAGAGAGCTATGTAGAAATTCTATCGATTAGTTGTAtttgtcattataaatgactagaACAGCTATCTCAGTTTTACTTGACATGCTAGTTCATGATTCTTAATACTAATTTCTGAAATGAAGGAACAGTACAAAAGAACAGTATTTCTTAACAAACCACTTCCTTGGCCAAAACATAAGTTTTAGCATATAGCTTCTCTGCCACCTCACCAGTTGATTATGGAGTGATTTTCCTTaacacattaagaaaaaatagtcataattaaaaaaaaaataaaaaagcaaacaaccttgattttttaagattttttttcacccttttctttattctgtaactatttttaaaaattatttggaagtGCTTATCTGGTGGTTTCATGGCCAGTCAGATTTATCCCAGTGCCTAAAACCCTGACAGCTTTTTTTGTATTGTCAGTGATACGGCTATGTCAGTAACTGTAAGTAGCTGGGTCTTTGGGACTAATAAGATCAAgtgcaacaaaacaaaaattatggTATACATATGGTTGCTGTGCTGAGAAATTACATGCTGTACATCCTACTGACAGAATTTTTCTCTGTCATATATGAGCTAATAATGGCACAGGAGAAGGTTTGTGGGGACATTCTTCCTCCTGTGACAGTCCCCATGAGAGCTAGCAGAAAGTTCTGTGCTTAAGGCAGTAGGCCAGAAGTTTGGGGTAGAAACAGATTTTCTGAACTTGGAGGGTAGCATTAGAGAGAAGCAGGTAGTTAGACACTGAAAGACTAGAAAGAATAGAAAAGGTTAAAGGCTTAAAGAGGTCTGGAACAAGGATATTTGTTTAAGTTGGGCTAGAAAGGACTATAAAACTGAAGAGCTGAGTGAATGAAGAATGACTGAATTGATAGTCTGTTACAGATGAGAGTTAAATAGAATGGTGGAGTGACTTGTAGTGACTGCTGTTGGGTAAGAACAGATTTAGTGTGTGATAAAAACATACAGGAGttcaaatgaaataatataaaaatgatAAGAGGGGATTAAATAAAGTACAAGCTAATGTTTCTTCTTGTCTAAACCGTGCTTCACTTCTTCCTTTTACCAACTGATGAATTGGTAAGGATATGCAACACAACTAATGACTCATGGTGCTCTTACTCATTTTGGAAGCTGTTTCCCAAGAGCAGGAATAATCACTGAGAATGCTTAGATTAGGAGTGATTCTTTTATATCTAGCTTGGTGTCTCTTATACTGAGTTTTTTGTCTTTACACATTCATTTATCTTTAAATCACTGGTAAGACTATTTAAAGCTGCAGATTTGTATTTGCATGCATATGTACATGAGTCTTAATGATGCTGAGGTTTCATAAATGCTATTTGAGCATTAATAACCTTATTCCATAGGTGGGCAGATATTGTCACTGACCTAAACACACAAAATCCAGAATATCTTGATATTCGACACTTAGAGAAAGGGTTGCAGCATCGAAAAACAAAGAAGGTAAGGAGGAGTTTCTAATATGGGAAGAAATTCATGGTAGATTTTTTTGTCAAACTTACTTGTACTTCAGCAGTGTAAGATAACCTCACTCAAagaatttgttttaaagtatttgaaTGAAGTACATTCAAAGTATTACTGAAGACAGAAGTCAAATATGGGTACTTACATACTGAGTTTACTTACAGGCCAAGATACAGTAAAACATTAACCTGGAATATGCTAGGATAAACCAGGTTATCTGTGTATATAATATATTTGGTCACAATATTTAACCTTGTTGGCTTAAATGTACCTGCAGCATGTATAAAATGACAAATTACAGATGACAAATTACAGACAGATCCTTTTGGTGCGTAACCTCCTGCCTTTGTGTAAGCAGGGAAGAAAGTAGTCGTGTAGGGTCAAACATAAAAGAATCCATGTGTCCTTGTTGTGTGGATTTACTGTCAATacatacagctttttttcctgtagataGGGCTATATCTAGTGACTTGCATATTACAAGTCCATGAGAAATAATAGGCTTAAGAGATTATTTAAGATGTGGAGACCCTAGGGAAGACTGTGTCAGTAAGGTGGGAAGGGACCAGAAGAGATTATTTGTATAAAAGTGGCTGGAGAGTAAAAATACTAGCAGAACCTAAGTTATACTACTACTCCATTACAGCTAAAGAATAACTTAAAATGATGAGAAAGGTGGCAGTAATTGAATGTGGGAAACCATCAAAATTGATTGAGCTGAGTCATTTGTTTGTGGATAcagttttgtggattttttttttgtgtggtgttgtggggtttttattttcttgtttaagaGTTCTTTCACCTGCCAAGATGTTAATTTCAAGTATCTGTGTATGTTAGAAATGTGCCTGTGTGCATTTAACAAAGAACCTTTCTACTTTGATTAGGTTGGAGGAAATCTTCATTGCATCATTGCCTTTCAGAGACTTAACTGGCAAAGATTTGGTCCTTGGAATTTTCCATTTGGAAACATTAGACAGGATAAACAATCCCAAACACAAGGACAAGGAATTTCCAAATCTGAGAGTGAAGACAATATCTCTAAGAAACAACATGCACGCCTGGGTCGGTCATTCAGTGCTGGCTTTCATCAGGAATCAATGTGGAAGAAATCTAATCTTCGTGAGAGGAGGAACAGTGGGTATCAGAGTTACAATGATTATGAATGAAATGATTAAAATTAACTTCAGATAGTAGAGTTGATATATTAAAGTTAGTTTTAATCAAGACATGTTAGGGATCTTTAGTCCTTGAATACATATGAATTGAAATCATGGTATAAGATACAGCTTcataattattaaataaatctGATGATACAGTTACAATGACTGAGATCTGATGTATAAACTGACAGATAAGCACAGATTATTGTACTTTTGCAGTCAAAAGTAAATGTGACAGCAAAatcaatttcttttgaaata
This genomic window from Phaenicophaeus curvirostris isolate KB17595 chromosome 1, BPBGC_Pcur_1.0, whole genome shotgun sequence contains:
- the BIVM gene encoding basic immunoglobulin-like variable motif-containing protein isoform X1 yields the protein MPNISEDEKENGSGNNGNTENKPGRKSPEASLRNPMKPYCISDASTVSLVSREDGHYPWGCPVTHTREKFYTICSDYAFLNRVTSICKSPSASVSACLSGSAALNAGNNSPSLLSVQTGASEIIYSEDANLDSLPGSLGKLPLAWEIDKSEFNGVTTNLKNKAGNMKKQATKKKSLDKKSKQYRECPQRSALEDVKERKVLDLRRWYCVSRPQYKTSCGISSLVSCWNFLYSTLGAGSLPPITQEEALNILGFQPPFEEIRFGPFTGNTTLMRWFRQINDHFHIKGCSYVLYKPHGKNKTAGETAAGALAKLTRGLKDESMAYIYHCQNHYFCPIGFEATPVKASKAYRLLDLDSGDLGSLPSSTTDFQCDFRGRVLQQEVEYWILIGEPSRKHPTIHCKRWADIVTDLNTQNPEYLDIRHLEKGLQHRKTKKVGGNLHCIIAFQRLNWQRFGPWNFPFGNIRQDKQSQTQGQGISKSESEDNISKKQHARLGRSFSAGFHQESMWKKSNLRERRNSGYQSYNDYE
- the BIVM gene encoding basic immunoglobulin-like variable motif-containing protein isoform X2; protein product: MPNISEDEKENGSGNNGNTENKPGRKSPEASLRNPMKPYCISDASTVSLVSREDGHYPWGCPVTHTREKFYTICSDYAFLNRVTSICKSPSASVSACLSGSAALNAGNNSPSLLSVQTGASEIIYSEDANLDSLPGSLGKLPLAWEIDKSEFNGVTTNLKNKAGNMKKQATKKKSLDKKSKQYRECPQRSALEDVKERKVLDLRRWYCVSRPQYKTSCGISSLVSCWNFLYSTLGAGSLPPITQEEALNILGFQPPFEEIRFGPFTGNTTLMRWFRQINDHFHIKGCSYVLYKPHGKNKTAGETAAGALAKLTRGLKDESMAYIYHCQNHYFCPIGFEATPVKASKAYRGRVLQQEVEYWILIGEPSRKHPTIHCKRWADIVTDLNTQNPEYLDIRHLEKGLQHRKTKKVGGNLHCIIAFQRLNWQRFGPWNFPFGNIRQDKQSQTQGQGISKSESEDNISKKQHARLGRSFSAGFHQESMWKKSNLRERRNSGYQSYNDYE
- the BIVM gene encoding basic immunoglobulin-like variable motif-containing protein isoform X3, whose translation is MPNISEDEKENGSGNNGNTENKPGRKSPEASLRNPMKPYCISDASTVSLVSREDGHYPWGCPVTHTREKFYTICSDYAFLNRVTSICKSPSASVSACLSGSAALNAGNNSPSLLSVQTGASEIIYSEDANLDSLPGSLGKLPLAWEIDKSEFNGVTTNLKNKAGNMKKQATKKKSLDKKSKQYRECPQRSALEDVKERKVLDLRRWYCVSRPQYKTSCGISSLVSCWNFLYSTLGAGSLPPITQEEALNILGFQPPFEEIRFGPFTGNTTLMRWFRQINDHFHIKGCSYVLYKPHGKNKTAGETAAGALAKLTRGLKDESMAYIYHCQNHYFCPIGFEATPVKASKAYRWADIVTDLNTQNPEYLDIRHLEKGLQHRKTKKVGGNLHCIIAFQRLNWQRFGPWNFPFGNIRQDKQSQTQGQGISKSESEDNISKKQHARLGRSFSAGFHQESMWKKSNLRERRNSGYQSYNDYE